A genome region from Methanofollis sp. UBA420 includes the following:
- a CDS encoding DUF432 domain-containing protein: MPETFTVYGTYDLSFRYEKDGLDLSIEPEDGKYLYRRTLNGQTKTRTILSSGGRLIINPVEPLNLPKEICRNLLVEFEPLSIEPGAEQTVYLTFPVEIGVFVAGRGNLELLDIFSWNSQKYTLYGSSEKGVIARWWPSTARSAPPDLDPLNEGLLSLEISNTTREWVEVSKIVLDGFGMKIYYGDLVSVQAWMRVLSTMVAETGFYDRSAREGQKKAVELFTVHRLAGVERQRFLMDRGL, encoded by the coding sequence ATGCCCGAGACATTTACCGTGTACGGCACTTACGACCTTTCCTTCAGGTACGAGAAGGACGGCCTCGATCTCTCGATCGAGCCAGAGGATGGGAAGTATCTCTACCGCCGCACCCTGAACGGGCAGACGAAGACGCGGACCATCCTTTCCTCTGGCGGTCGGCTGATCATCAACCCGGTCGAGCCCCTCAACCTCCCCAAGGAGATCTGCCGGAATCTCCTGGTTGAATTCGAACCCCTCTCGATCGAACCGGGCGCCGAGCAGACTGTCTACCTCACCTTCCCTGTCGAGATCGGCGTTTTTGTCGCCGGCCGGGGAAATCTCGAACTCCTGGATATCTTCTCCTGGAATAGCCAGAAGTACACTCTGTACGGCTCGTCAGAGAAAGGGGTGATCGCTCGGTGGTGGCCGAGCACCGCCCGCTCTGCCCCTCCTGATCTCGATCCCCTGAATGAGGGTCTCCTGTCCCTTGAGATCTCCAATACGACGCGGGAATGGGTCGAAGTCTCGAAGATCGTCCTGGACGGTTTCGGCATGAAGATCTACTATGGCGACCTTGTTTCCGTACAGGCGTGGATGCGTGTCCTCAGCACGATGGTGGCGGAGACCGGTTTTTACGACCGGTCTGCCCGTGAGGGGCAGAAGAAGGCGGTCGAACTCTTCACGGTGCATCGACTTGCGGGGGTCGAGCGCCAGCGTTTCCTGATGGACCGGGGGCTGTGA
- a CDS encoding mechanosensitive ion channel family protein, which yields MFGFDFGLDDPIFFYPSLSWGHLVYIVLVILIAATVAKAATLYLRKTLTDKIKLSQLDLLLKAVNYSVLIITVLIIVPFFKIDLGGLLVAGGFASIVIGIASQSVLGNLISGLFLILERPITIGDNINIGSVSGNITDINIFSTIVKTYDGVYVRIPNEKVFTSEITNYVAHEARRFEYVIGIPYDDDANEAIRIIREVVWSHPFALKDPSPSVYVDELADSSVNIKVRIWAPATEWWDVRTDLLWKIKEELSKNGIEMPFPQQAIWFQNELQGRVALSSGDGRSRAGPDEDT from the coding sequence GTGTTTGGCTTCGACTTTGGCCTTGACGACCCCATCTTCTTCTACCCCTCCCTCAGCTGGGGGCACCTCGTCTACATCGTCCTCGTCATCCTCATTGCGGCGACGGTAGCGAAGGCGGCGACCCTCTACCTCAGGAAAACCCTCACCGACAAGATCAAACTGAGCCAGCTCGACCTCCTCCTCAAGGCCGTCAACTACTCGGTGCTCATTATCACCGTCCTGATCATCGTCCCCTTCTTCAAGATTGACCTCGGCGGCCTCCTCGTGGCCGGCGGGTTCGCTTCGATCGTCATCGGTATCGCCAGCCAGAGCGTGCTCGGGAACCTGATCTCGGGTCTCTTCCTCATTCTTGAGCGGCCAATCACCATCGGTGACAACATCAATATCGGGAGCGTGAGCGGGAACATCACCGACATCAACATCTTCTCGACGATCGTGAAGACCTATGACGGCGTCTATGTGCGGATCCCGAATGAAAAGGTCTTCACCTCTGAGATCACAAATTATGTGGCCCACGAGGCGCGGCGGTTCGAGTACGTCATCGGGATCCCGTACGACGACGACGCGAACGAGGCGATCAGGATCATCAGGGAGGTCGTCTGGAGCCACCCCTTCGCCCTGAAGGATCCGTCGCCCTCCGTCTATGTCGACGAACTCGCCGACAGTTCGGTGAATATCAAGGTGCGGATCTGGGCGCCTGCCACCGAGTGGTGGGACGTCCGGACCGATCTCCTCTGGAAGATCAAGGAGGAACTCTCGAAGAACGGTATCGAGATGCCCTTCCCGCAACAGGCGATCTGGTTCCAGAACGAGCTGCAGGGGCGGGTCGCGTTGAGTTCGGGCGATGGTCGGTCGCGGGCCGGCCCTGACGAGGATACCTGA
- a CDS encoding HEAT repeat domain-containing protein: MADEMTDLILALSSQDLDKRHEAEERLVAIGEDAVLPLIEVLIDEDAGARWYAGRVLARIGAPVIRPLILTMIVEQDTQFRRYAAAALGSMGETAVEPLIEAFSSEDRELRGFIALALCRIGEPARGPLKRLASEGDEVQRSCARLTLWKMGEEGINDLVGSLDAGKAT, from the coding sequence ATGGCAGACGAGATGACAGATCTGATCCTGGCGCTTTCTTCGCAGGATCTCGATAAAAGGCACGAAGCAGAGGAACGCCTTGTGGCGATCGGGGAGGATGCGGTCCTCCCCCTGATCGAGGTGCTGATCGATGAGGACGCCGGCGCCCGCTGGTACGCCGGCCGGGTCCTCGCCAGGATCGGCGCACCCGTGATCAGGCCCCTGATCCTCACGATGATCGTGGAGCAGGACACGCAGTTCAGGCGCTACGCGGCGGCGGCCCTGGGTTCGATGGGTGAGACTGCGGTAGAGCCTCTCATCGAGGCATTTTCAAGCGAAGACCGCGAACTCCGCGGCTTTATCGCCCTCGCCCTCTGCCGGATCGGCGAACCAGCGCGGGGGCCGCTGAAGCGGCTTGCCAGCGAGGGTGATGAGGTGCAGCGGTCCTGCGCCCGCCTCACCCTCTGGAAAATGGGGGAGGAGGGGATCAACGACCTGGTTGGTTCCCTCGATGCCGGGAAGGCCACATAA
- a CDS encoding HEAT repeat domain-containing protein — MTEITGIRPVLLALACAGSFALDGILHADPVAGAVYPHLFYLPIVLAALWYGRVSVPVAGALGLVHVLVWSFAPAAVLRAGIFLAVGLLAALIAIRAAAPVPAPEGGARDLAPLLRSRSPERRYGAAVSLGRTGDPAAVPALEKALSDPDPGVRWMALEALGAIGNPALPVLVGLLGSDDIDLRWGAAVALGDISDPVAVEPLAHALEDGDRYVRTRAALALAAIGAAALPSLAAAAGHRDAGVRWASALALGKIGSPDGIPALSNLVADPDAGVRWKAVEALGAIGGEDAVGPLVMALDDRDEEVCGVATAALTAIGDPAVTSLIDALRTKGRWFCAVSALREMGTAAAPALHSALSRKNRWVRIGAAMILAEEGDRQGTDALVAALSDADPDVREAAREILEVGLKKGPEGGKNQNSSV, encoded by the coding sequence ATGACAGAGATCACCGGGATACGCCCTGTCCTTCTTGCCCTGGCATGTGCCGGGTCATTCGCCCTCGACGGCATCCTTCATGCAGACCCGGTAGCCGGTGCCGTGTACCCCCACCTCTTCTATCTCCCTATCGTGCTTGCAGCCCTCTGGTACGGGCGTGTCTCCGTCCCTGTCGCGGGCGCCCTCGGCCTTGTGCACGTCCTTGTCTGGTCTTTTGCGCCTGCTGCCGTCCTGCGGGCCGGGATATTCCTTGCCGTCGGTCTTCTCGCCGCCCTCATTGCCATAAGGGCCGCGGCGCCTGTCCCGGCACCTGAGGGCGGCGCCCGTGACCTTGCTCCTCTCCTCCGGAGCCGGAGTCCTGAGAGGCGGTATGGGGCTGCGGTCTCCCTCGGACGGACCGGCGACCCCGCGGCTGTCCCTGCCCTGGAAAAGGCCCTTTCCGACCCTGATCCCGGTGTCCGCTGGATGGCGCTCGAAGCCCTCGGTGCCATCGGCAACCCGGCCCTCCCTGTCCTCGTCGGCCTCCTCGGTTCCGACGACATCGACCTCCGCTGGGGCGCTGCGGTTGCCCTCGGCGATATCAGCGATCCCGTGGCAGTCGAACCCCTTGCTCACGCTCTTGAGGACGGAGACAGGTACGTGCGGACGCGGGCCGCCCTTGCCCTTGCGGCGATCGGGGCCGCGGCCCTGCCATCGCTTGCAGCCGCGGCAGGACACCGGGACGCCGGGGTGCGGTGGGCGTCTGCCCTCGCCCTCGGAAAGATCGGGTCTCCCGACGGTATCCCGGCCCTTTCTAATCTTGTCGCCGATCCCGATGCCGGCGTCCGCTGGAAGGCGGTCGAGGCCCTCGGCGCCATTGGCGGGGAGGACGCGGTCGGCCCCCTTGTCATGGCCCTTGATGACAGGGACGAAGAGGTCTGCGGGGTGGCGACCGCGGCCCTGACGGCGATCGGGGATCCTGCGGTCACCTCCCTCATCGACGCCTTGCGGACAAAGGGGCGTTGGTTCTGTGCGGTGTCGGCCCTCAGGGAGATGGGGACGGCGGCGGCCCCGGCCCTCCACTCGGCCCTCTCCCGGAAGAACAGGTGGGTGCGGATCGGAGCGGCGATGATTCTGGCGGAGGAAGGGGACAGGCAGGGGACGGACGCCCTTGTCGCCGCCCTCTCCGATGCCGACCCCGACGTGCGGGAGGCGGCGAGAGAGATCCTGGAGGTGGGGCTGAAAAAAGGCCCAGAAGGGGGGAAAAACCAGAATTCATCCGTTTAA
- a CDS encoding DNA-directed DNA polymerase II large subunit: MVAVSPAMAEYFKRLEVNLNAALAVAEAARAEGYDPTTEVEIPRANDIGDRVEALIGIKGVAQRIRDLEAGMSREEAALKIGDDFVAKMFGETTREEIADHAIRTSMGLLTEGVVAAPTEGIAKVGIGKNDDGTEYLKIYYAGPIRSAGGTAQALSVLVGDYVRRGIGIDRYRPRPEEVDRYVEELQQYNNIQSMQYMPSEAEIRLIIENCPVCIDGEPTEREEVSGHRNLERVETNTVRGGMCLVVAEGLALKAPKVMKNVKKMKMEGWDWIQQIIDGAASKSSDEEEEPGVHPKDKYIRDLIGGRPVFSYPMRAGGFRLRYGRSRNTGFAAAGFNPATLHILGDYLAVGTQMKTERPGKAAGVVPVDTIEGPTVLLASGEVKRIDDAAEAKKIAPREIARILDIGEILISYGEFLENNHPLIPSAYCEEWWRLEGGTKTPENEMEAIEMALSGVPLHPAYTWIWDDLDPAEVRALAEHVSARGRIADGALRVKNDPAIKHSLEILLIPQTVEGDEVVLPTYLVLLACLGLGLNLKMRPAWEDAPAGPSLPLVSHLSGFTIRSKAGTRIGGRMGRPGKSKPREMKPAPHVLFPVGENGGSRRSILEAGAYKARSNADGGTIRAEVGERRCPQCGAVTFKNKCEACGTHTNPVYRCPRCNREVAGAVCPQCEGPTVCLQELDLKIRDEYAAACARLQMRENSLKLVKGVKGMISRDRTIEPMEKGLIRATHGLYVFKDGTVRYDMIDLPVTHFRPREVGATVEKLREIGYTLDYNGEELVSPDQVLELRCQDIMVSALCGDWLLKVSRYMDDLLEKFYGLPRFYNAEKPADLIGQMLIGLAPHTSAGVLCRLIGFTKASVGYGHPFFHAAKRRNCFAGDTLIRILADGRWQEVAVRQFVLENFDISQPGLDHAGTHWSEPRCPSAVQAVDTRGEVHLRRVTAVSVHRAPDHLLRIETSRGRALEVTPDHTMLVWETDYLRKIMAMEVRVGDRVPVAEGGQVIADTICAVTHIRCPDEAVYCLTVADDHTLAANGIFCGQCDGDEDCVMLLLDGLINFSRSFLPETRGGSMDAPLVLTSRLDPKEVDKESHNVDVVDHYPLELYEAAQRFAPPKELEKLIDHVDLRLGKPSQYEGFRFTHDTADISAGPLESTYTVLGTMFDKMEAELELGDKIRAVDVDDVAERVLNTHFIRDLMGNLRAFASQTVRCTKCTTKYRRMPLAGKCPKCGGKVNPTVHEASVKKYLEMSRRMCEKYAISEYTKQRVEVLDKAILSTFGEEKEKQLGLADFM, encoded by the coding sequence ATGGTTGCGGTCTCCCCGGCAATGGCCGAGTACTTCAAAAGACTCGAGGTGAACCTCAACGCGGCCCTGGCGGTAGCGGAGGCGGCGCGTGCGGAGGGGTACGACCCCACCACCGAGGTCGAGATCCCGCGGGCGAACGACATCGGCGACCGTGTCGAGGCCCTGATCGGGATCAAGGGCGTCGCCCAGAGGATCCGGGACCTTGAGGCGGGGATGTCCCGGGAAGAGGCCGCCCTCAAGATAGGCGACGATTTCGTGGCTAAAATGTTCGGGGAGACGACACGCGAGGAGATCGCCGACCACGCCATCAGGACGTCGATGGGCCTCCTGACCGAGGGCGTGGTGGCGGCGCCGACCGAGGGGATCGCGAAGGTCGGGATCGGTAAGAACGACGACGGCACCGAGTACCTGAAGATCTATTATGCCGGGCCGATCCGCTCTGCAGGCGGCACGGCGCAGGCCCTCTCCGTGCTCGTCGGGGACTATGTCCGCCGGGGTATCGGGATCGACCGGTACAGGCCCAGGCCCGAGGAGGTGGACAGGTACGTCGAGGAACTCCAGCAGTACAACAACATCCAGTCGATGCAGTACATGCCGAGTGAGGCCGAGATCAGGCTGATCATCGAGAACTGCCCGGTCTGCATCGACGGCGAACCGACAGAGAGGGAGGAGGTCTCAGGACACCGGAACCTGGAGAGGGTGGAGACGAACACGGTGCGGGGCGGCATGTGCCTGGTGGTCGCCGAGGGACTGGCCCTTAAGGCCCCGAAGGTGATGAAGAACGTCAAAAAGATGAAGATGGAAGGCTGGGACTGGATCCAGCAGATCATCGACGGTGCCGCCTCGAAGTCGTCCGACGAGGAGGAGGAACCCGGCGTCCACCCGAAGGACAAATACATCCGCGACCTCATCGGCGGCCGCCCGGTCTTCTCGTACCCCATGAGGGCCGGGGGATTCCGCCTGCGGTACGGCCGGTCCAGGAACACCGGCTTTGCGGCCGCGGGCTTCAACCCGGCGACCCTCCATATCCTCGGCGACTATCTCGCGGTCGGCACCCAGATGAAGACCGAGAGGCCGGGGAAGGCCGCGGGCGTCGTGCCCGTGGACACGATCGAGGGCCCGACCGTCCTCCTTGCCTCGGGCGAGGTGAAGCGCATCGACGACGCAGCGGAGGCAAAAAAGATCGCCCCCCGCGAGATCGCCCGTATCCTGGACATCGGCGAGATCCTGATCAGTTACGGCGAGTTCCTGGAGAACAACCACCCTCTCATCCCCTCTGCCTACTGCGAGGAGTGGTGGCGGCTGGAGGGCGGCACGAAGACGCCGGAAAACGAGATGGAGGCGATCGAGATGGCCCTCTCCGGCGTGCCCCTCCACCCGGCGTACACCTGGATCTGGGACGACCTCGACCCTGCGGAGGTCAGGGCCCTCGCGGAGCACGTCTCTGCCCGGGGCAGGATCGCGGACGGCGCTCTCAGGGTGAAGAACGACCCCGCGATCAAGCACTCCCTTGAGATCCTCCTCATCCCCCAGACAGTGGAGGGCGACGAGGTGGTCCTGCCGACCTACCTTGTCCTCCTTGCCTGCCTGGGCCTGGGCCTCAACCTGAAGATGCGCCCGGCATGGGAGGACGCCCCCGCGGGCCCGTCCCTCCCCCTCGTCTCCCACCTCTCCGGCTTCACGATCCGGTCGAAGGCCGGGACAAGGATAGGCGGACGGATGGGCAGGCCAGGCAAGTCGAAGCCCAGGGAGATGAAGCCCGCACCCCACGTCCTCTTCCCTGTCGGCGAAAACGGCGGTTCCCGGCGGTCTATCCTGGAGGCCGGGGCCTACAAGGCGCGGAGCAATGCAGACGGCGGCACCATTCGTGCCGAGGTCGGGGAGAGACGCTGCCCGCAGTGCGGTGCGGTGACCTTCAAGAACAAGTGCGAGGCCTGCGGCACCCACACGAACCCTGTCTACCGCTGCCCCCGCTGTAACAGGGAGGTCGCCGGCGCCGTCTGTCCCCAGTGCGAGGGGCCGACGGTCTGCCTTCAGGAACTGGACCTGAAGATCAGGGACGAGTACGCCGCCGCATGCGCCCGCCTCCAGATGCGGGAGAACAGCCTCAAACTCGTGAAGGGCGTGAAGGGCATGATCTCGCGCGACAGGACGATCGAGCCCATGGAAAAGGGGCTTATCCGGGCCACCCACGGCCTGTACGTCTTCAAGGACGGGACGGTCAGGTACGACATGATCGACCTGCCGGTGACCCATTTCCGCCCGCGCGAGGTCGGCGCCACGGTTGAAAAGTTGCGGGAGATCGGCTACACCCTTGACTACAATGGCGAGGAACTCGTCTCCCCCGACCAGGTGCTGGAACTGCGCTGCCAGGACATCATGGTCTCGGCCCTCTGCGGCGACTGGCTCCTGAAGGTCTCCCGGTATATGGACGACCTGCTGGAGAAGTTCTACGGCCTGCCCCGTTTCTACAACGCGGAGAAGCCCGCAGACCTCATCGGCCAGATGCTCATCGGGCTTGCCCCCCACACCTCGGCCGGGGTGCTCTGCCGCTTGATCGGGTTCACGAAGGCGAGCGTCGGCTACGGCCACCCCTTCTTCCACGCGGCGAAGAGGCGGAACTGCTTTGCCGGCGACACCCTGATCCGGATACTCGCGGACGGGCGGTGGCAGGAGGTAGCTGTCAGGCAGTTTGTCCTCGAAAACTTCGACATATCTCAACCTGGCCTGGACCATGCCGGCACCCACTGGTCCGAACCGAGATGCCCCTCTGCCGTGCAGGCCGTGGACACGCGGGGCGAGGTCCATCTCCGCCGGGTGACCGCGGTCTCCGTCCACCGGGCGCCCGACCACCTGCTCAGGATCGAGACCTCCCGTGGCAGGGCCCTGGAGGTGACGCCCGACCACACGATGCTCGTCTGGGAGACCGACTACCTCAGGAAGATCATGGCGATGGAGGTGCGTGTCGGCGACCGTGTGCCTGTGGCAGAGGGGGGACAGGTGATCGCGGACACGATCTGTGCGGTGACCCATATCAGGTGCCCTGACGAGGCCGTCTACTGCCTCACCGTCGCCGACGACCACACCCTCGCCGCAAACGGGATCTTCTGCGGCCAGTGCGACGGCGACGAGGACTGCGTGATGCTCCTCCTGGACGGGCTCATCAACTTCTCCCGCTCCTTCCTCCCCGAGACCCGCGGCGGCTCGATGGACGCCCCCCTTGTCCTCACCTCCCGCCTCGACCCCAAAGAGGTGGACAAGGAGAGTCACAACGTCGATGTCGTCGACCACTATCCCCTCGAACTCTATGAGGCGGCGCAGCGCTTTGCCCCGCCGAAGGAGCTTGAGAAACTGATCGACCACGTGGACCTCCGCCTGGGCAAACCCTCCCAGTACGAAGGTTTCCGCTTCACCCACGACACCGCCGACATCTCCGCGGGGCCCCTGGAGTCAACCTACACCGTCCTCGGCACGATGTTCGACAAGATGGAGGCCGAACTCGAACTCGGCGACAAGATCAGAGCTGTGGACGTCGACGACGTAGCCGAGCGCGTCCTGAACACCCACTTCATCCGCGACCTGATGGGCAATCTCCGGGCCTTCGCCTCCCAGACAGTGCGGTGCACGAAGTGTACCACCAAGTACCGCCGCATGCCCCTCGCGGGCAAGTGCCCGAAGTGCGGCGGCAAGGTGAACCCGACTGTCCACGAGGCCTCGGTGAAGAAATACCTCGAAATGTCCCGGAGGATGTGCGAGAAGTACGCCATCTCCGAGTACACGAAGCAGCGTGTCGAGGTGCTGGACAAGGCGATCCTCTCGACATTCGGGGAGGAGAAGGAGAAGCAGTTGGGGCTCGCGGATTTTATGTGA
- a CDS encoding DUF1328 family protein: MADLIGLAIIFLILALVAYVLGAKGVAGLSMTIAKWLVIIFIILAIIAFFL; the protein is encoded by the coding sequence ATGGCAGACCTGATCGGACTTGCGATCATATTTCTCATCCTGGCGCTGGTCGCCTACGTGCTGGGAGCAAAGGGCGTTGCAGGGCTTTCGATGACCATCGCGAAGTGGCTTGTGATCATCTTCATCATACTCGCCATTATAGCGTTCTTCCTGTAG
- a CDS encoding MerR family transcriptional regulator, with the protein MTIDQIPIGTFSRTVHLTQKALRLYDRKGILVPGAKDPITGYRNYTIGQLEAAVRIRTLARLGFSLEEMQAVLDGDDGVDVVERRLAAVRQEMAHLKKIEEVLRARPSLQELFAMSLSEPVIKEIPAMRVISKRERGSYEDVCRRLIEELMAAVFSPENRRNGVRITGPVMMLCHDGEYRETDADIEVAVPVAGRVSVGEEVEVKTLPPVQVVSVLSTGPYYSLNLAYGRILKYAGAHSLALRGPDRELYYNSPHEVPPEELRTEVQYPVVRAD; encoded by the coding sequence ATGACCATCGACCAGATCCCCATCGGGACATTCTCAAGGACCGTGCACCTCACCCAGAAGGCCCTCCGCCTCTACGACAGGAAGGGCATCCTGGTACCCGGGGCAAAGGACCCGATCACCGGCTACCGCAACTACACCATCGGCCAACTCGAGGCAGCGGTGCGGATCAGGACCCTTGCCAGACTTGGCTTCTCTCTCGAAGAGATGCAGGCGGTCCTCGATGGCGACGACGGCGTGGACGTGGTGGAGAGGCGCCTTGCCGCGGTGCGGCAGGAGATGGCGCATCTCAAGAAGATCGAGGAGGTTCTGCGTGCCAGGCCCTCCCTTCAGGAGTTGTTTGCAATGTCGCTGTCCGAACCAGTCATCAAGGAGATTCCCGCAATGCGGGTGATCAGCAAGCGGGAGAGAGGGAGTTATGAAGACGTCTGTCGCCGGCTCATCGAGGAACTGATGGCCGCCGTGTTCAGCCCGGAAAACCGGCGGAACGGTGTGCGGATCACCGGCCCGGTGATGATGCTCTGTCACGACGGGGAGTACAGGGAGACCGACGCCGACATCGAGGTTGCGGTCCCGGTCGCCGGCCGGGTCAGCGTCGGTGAAGAGGTGGAAGTGAAAACTCTCCCGCCGGTTCAGGTCGTTTCCGTCCTCTCTACCGGGCCGTATTACAGTCTCAACCTGGCCTACGGCAGGATCCTGAAGTACGCCGGGGCGCACAGTCTCGCCCTCCGTGGGCCAGACCGTGAACTCTACTACAACAGCCCGCACGAGGTTCCGCCTGAAGAACTCAGGACCGAGGTGCAGTACCCGGTCGTGCGGGCCGACTGA
- a CDS encoding GNAT family N-acetyltransferase yields MAGASLRRAVLTDAGIIAAYNIAMAEETEGKALGPTTVRTGVEALLADPAKGFYLVAEMGGRVVGQAMITYEWSDWRNGSFWWVQSVYVHPDVRRQGIFAGIFREIEREARELSGVVGLRLYVDAENLRAQETYRNLGMDESNYLMFEREF; encoded by the coding sequence ATGGCTGGCGCCAGCCTCCGCAGGGCGGTCCTGACCGATGCCGGCATCATCGCCGCATATAACATCGCCATGGCAGAGGAGACCGAAGGGAAGGCCCTCGGCCCGACGACAGTCCGGACGGGTGTCGAGGCACTGCTCGCCGACCCGGCAAAGGGCTTCTACCTCGTCGCCGAGATGGGGGGCCGGGTCGTCGGGCAGGCAATGATCACGTATGAATGGAGCGACTGGCGGAACGGCTCTTTCTGGTGGGTCCAGAGCGTCTATGTCCATCCCGACGTCAGGCGTCAGGGGATCTTCGCCGGGATCTTCCGGGAGATCGAGAGGGAGGCGCGGGAACTATCCGGCGTGGTCGGCCTCCGCCTGTACGTCGATGCGGAAAACCTGCGGGCGCAGGAGACCTACCGGAACCTCGGGATGGACGAGTCGAACTACCTGATGTTCGAAAGGGAGTTTTGA
- a CDS encoding cupin domain-containing protein yields the protein MADEKRAELKGKVLHLKGLVEYQDGTVASRMLVNRPAGSITLFSFDEDEGLSEHTAPYDAVVTILDGECEVWLAGETHQMKEGETIIFPANAPHALSAVTRFKMMLTMIRE from the coding sequence ATGGCCGACGAAAAACGTGCTGAACTGAAAGGGAAGGTTCTCCACCTCAAGGGCCTCGTCGAGTACCAGGACGGGACAGTGGCAAGCCGGATGCTCGTCAACAGGCCTGCAGGGAGCATCACTCTCTTCTCCTTCGATGAGGACGAGGGCCTCTCCGAGCACACGGCGCCGTACGACGCGGTGGTGACGATCCTGGACGGCGAGTGCGAGGTCTGGCTCGCGGGCGAGACCCACCAGATGAAGGAGGGCGAGACGATCATCTTCCCGGCGAACGCCCCCCATGCCCTCTCCGCGGTGACGCGGTTCAAGATGATGCTGACCATGATCAGGGAGTGA
- a CDS encoding NAC family transcription factor → MPDEGRYCTICGGVVPEGPEIRTVLVDGKATGIDQLYRILCDVIALDLTREDEIREELLKRVKAFNYVPTKKTDAYADALMAEYRKLSAEKK, encoded by the coding sequence ATGCCGGACGAAGGGAGATACTGCACCATCTGCGGCGGCGTCGTGCCCGAGGGGCCGGAGATCAGGACGGTCCTGGTCGACGGCAAGGCGACCGGCATCGACCAGCTCTACCGCATCCTCTGCGATGTGATTGCTCTCGACCTGACGCGGGAGGACGAGATCCGGGAGGAACTCCTCAAGAGGGTGAAGGCCTTCAACTATGTCCCGACGAAGAAGACCGACGCCTATGCCGACGCCCTGATGGCTGAATACAGAAAATTATCTGCCGAAAAGAAATAA
- a CDS encoding C-GCAxxG-C-C family protein, protein MSDRSECAARAFSGGLNCAQAVAGAFAGDYGMDEAVVRKLACGFGGGLAHTDRTCGAVSGAVLVLGLARGTAVPGDREGKERCYALVREFLRRFGDRHGSVDCTALLGYDLSDPRSLDAAREVGVFSVRCTLYVRDAVEILEDILQGS, encoded by the coding sequence ATGTCTGATCGATCTGAATGTGCTGCACGGGCGTTCTCCGGCGGCCTGAACTGTGCCCAGGCGGTCGCCGGTGCTTTTGCCGGGGATTATGGCATGGACGAGGCCGTGGTCAGGAAACTGGCCTGCGGATTCGGCGGCGGTCTCGCCCACACGGACCGGACCTGCGGGGCGGTGAGCGGCGCTGTCCTTGTCCTCGGCCTGGCCCGCGGCACCGCCGTGCCCGGTGACAGGGAGGGGAAGGAGCGATGCTACGCACTGGTGCGGGAGTTTCTCCGCCGTTTCGGCGACCGCCACGGCTCGGTGGACTGCACCGCTCTTCTGGGCTACGACCTCTCGGATCCACGGAGCCTTGACGCGGCCAGGGAGGTCGGAGTCTTTTCCGTGCGGTGCACCCTCTATGTCCGGGATGCGGTGGAGATCCTGGAAGATATCCTGCAGGGATCCTGA
- a CDS encoding GyrI-like domain-containing protein translates to MEEIALVDVEPQHVVGIRKRGKYEEIPDMIRTVYEYVLSQGAASPGCPIFVMHETSEEEAVKADLEGAADIEITVPVTERLAPAGGIACYELPGGRMVRVVHRGPYQECGPTYERLFAWLAENGLEIAGPIREVYLNDPREVPEAEILTEIFVPVA, encoded by the coding sequence ATGGAAGAGATCGCTCTTGTCGATGTCGAACCACAGCATGTCGTCGGCATACGGAAACGCGGGAAGTACGAAGAGATTCCCGACATGATCAGGACCGTGTACGAATATGTCCTCTCGCAGGGCGCCGCATCCCCGGGTTGCCCGATCTTTGTCATGCATGAGACGAGCGAAGAGGAGGCGGTGAAGGCCGATCTCGAAGGTGCCGCCGATATCGAGATCACCGTGCCTGTTACGGAACGACTTGCCCCCGCTGGCGGCATCGCCTGCTACGAGCTTCCGGGAGGCAGGATGGTGCGTGTCGTCCACAGGGGACCGTACCAGGAGTGCGGGCCGACCTATGAGAGACTCTTTGCATGGCTTGCCGAAAATGGGCTGGAGATCGCCGGCCCTATCAGGGAAGTCTACCTGAACGACCCGCGTGAGGTTCCCGAAGCGGAGATCCTCACCGAGATCTTTGTGCCGGTGGCCTGA